The following are encoded in a window of Campylobacterota bacterium genomic DNA:
- the mnmG gene encoding tRNA uridine-5-carboxymethylaminomethyl(34) synthesis enzyme MnmG: MKKQFDVIVVGGGHAGIEAAHAAAKMGVDTALLTLDPEKVASMPCNPSIGGLGKGHIVYEVSALGGLMPQLCSKTYLQARMLNTSKGPAVQGLRLQIDKYQYSQAAYRYLYTVQNLSIIKEMGVSLITTIDNGIKRVEGIITQTGLRLYAPTIVVTTGTFMSGLIHVGLTRYRGGRRGEDASIGLSESISQEIDMPIGRLKTGTPPRLRASSLDYTKFEKQSSHKLDYLFEFEPVDVHETVPCYLTNTTPKTHEIISSNLHLSAMYADNIKGIGPRYCPSIEDKIGRYPDRQSHHVFIEPEGDGVDEIYPAGLSTSLPLDVQTDYIRSIPGFEKAEITQCGYAIEYDYFQPTHLTHALESKRLDGLFLAGQINGTTGYEEAAGQGIIAGINAALKVTGNSPFTLNRNESYIGVMIDDLITLGANEPYRMFTSRAERRLLLRQDNVFARLMPHGYRLGLVPYTLYRKFLAEKKVVEKAVSLIKKMSSDSKLRSMLRAVEFTATLKQEADYLLRTLLEQHNISDEALSSRALLSIYAEIKYDGYLQKEAKEIEKMQRFQELIIPETMSFTGMAGLSRELQEKLEFHRPQTIAQAQLIQGMTPAAISILIFQIRNWEKENN; encoded by the coding sequence ATGAAGAAACAATTTGATGTTATCGTTGTTGGCGGCGGGCACGCCGGTATAGAAGCCGCACACGCTGCTGCAAAAATGGGCGTTGATACTGCACTACTTACGCTTGATCCCGAAAAAGTTGCATCTATGCCATGCAACCCATCAATCGGCGGTCTGGGAAAAGGGCACATTGTCTACGAAGTCAGTGCACTTGGTGGACTCATGCCACAACTCTGCAGCAAGACCTACCTACAAGCGCGTATGCTCAATACCAGTAAGGGACCCGCGGTACAGGGCTTACGACTACAGATTGATAAGTACCAATACTCACAAGCAGCATACCGGTACCTATACACCGTACAGAACCTAAGTATCATCAAAGAAATGGGCGTGTCACTGATTACAACAATTGACAATGGCATTAAACGTGTTGAAGGAATCATCACACAAACAGGCCTGCGTCTGTACGCGCCAACCATTGTTGTCACAACCGGTACCTTTATGAGTGGCCTTATTCACGTTGGCTTAACCCGCTACCGCGGGGGCAGACGTGGTGAAGATGCATCGATTGGACTCTCAGAATCAATATCTCAAGAAATTGACATGCCTATTGGCCGGCTTAAAACAGGAACTCCTCCGCGCCTACGTGCATCAAGCCTTGACTACACTAAGTTTGAAAAACAAAGCAGCCACAAGCTTGACTACCTCTTTGAGTTTGAACCTGTTGATGTACACGAAACCGTTCCCTGCTATCTAACCAACACAACACCAAAAACACATGAAATTATTAGCAGTAACTTACACTTGTCAGCCATGTATGCAGACAATATCAAAGGCATTGGCCCACGCTACTGCCCATCAATCGAAGACAAAATAGGTCGCTACCCTGACCGCCAATCACACCATGTGTTCATTGAGCCGGAGGGTGACGGTGTAGATGAAATTTATCCAGCAGGACTTTCTACCTCACTTCCACTCGATGTCCAAACAGACTATATTCGCTCCATTCCAGGTTTTGAAAAAGCAGAAATCACCCAATGTGGCTATGCCATTGAATACGACTATTTTCAGCCAACTCACTTAACACATGCACTTGAGTCAAAACGTCTTGATGGTTTATTTTTAGCTGGGCAAATTAATGGTACCACTGGTTATGAAGAAGCAGCTGGGCAAGGCATTATTGCCGGTATTAACGCAGCACTTAAGGTGACAGGTAACTCACCTTTTACCCTTAACCGTAACGAAAGTTATATCGGTGTCATGATTGACGACCTGATCACACTCGGCGCTAACGAACCATACCGCATGTTCACCTCACGCGCTGAACGTCGACTGCTTCTGCGCCAAGACAATGTTTTTGCTCGTCTTATGCCCCATGGCTATCGCCTTGGCCTTGTGCCATACACTTTATATCGCAAGTTTTTAGCAGAAAAAAAAGTTGTTGAAAAAGCGGTTTCTCTCATTAAAAAAATGTCTTCTGACAGTAAACTACGCTCCATGCTTCGTGCCGTTGAATTCACCGCAACACTCAAACAAGAAGCTGATTATTTACTGCGCACGCTACTTGAGCAGCATAATATTTCAGATGAGGCGCTCTCAAGTCGAGCGTTGCTCAGCATTTATGCTGAAATAAAATATGATGGCTACCTACAAAAAGAAGCAAAAGAGATTGAGAAAATGCAGCGGTTTCAAGAATTGATCATACCAGAGACAATGAGTTTTACAGGCATGGCCGGCTTGTCTCGCGAGCTCCAAGAAAAACTTGAATTTCATAGGCCACAAACTATTGCACAGGCACAACTCATCCAAGGCATGACACCAGCAGCAATATCAATTTTGATTTTTCAAATTAGAAACTGGGAAAAAGAAAACAATTAA
- the sufB gene encoding Fe-S cluster assembly protein SufB, whose product MSKPDFDIGSDYSAGFSVPESYEYKSEIGLNEQVICDISAKKNEPLWMLELRLKALQEFMDRPLPKWGPDLSALDVHDIYYYVKPVKNQRKSWDDVPDDIKNTFDRLGVPQSERKYLAGLGAQYESEVVYHNLKQEWEELGVIFLDTDSGLKEHPELFQKYFGTAIPYNDNKFAALNTAAWSGGSFIYIPKGVEVTVPLQTYFRINAERMGQFERTLIIADEGSLVNYVEGCTAPNYSSSSLHAAVVEIIALKGARVRYTTIQNWSKNVYNLVTKRAIAHEDSVVEWIDGNLGSAITMKYPCVVMQGKNAKAEVLSIAMASGDNQIQDAGAKVIHNAPNTSSRIVSKSICTKGGQASYRGAVKVAKGATNCKSFVQCDALILDEESRTDTYPYIDIQEDDVSIGHEATVSKIGEDQLFYLTSKGIDESTARTLIVNGFIEPFVKQLPMEYAVEMNRLIELEMEGSVG is encoded by the coding sequence ATGAGCAAGCCGGATTTTGATATCGGCAGCGACTATAGCGCAGGCTTTTCAGTCCCTGAATCGTACGAATATAAGTCAGAGATCGGCCTTAACGAGCAGGTCATTTGTGACATTTCAGCAAAAAAAAATGAACCTCTATGGATGCTTGAGCTCAGACTCAAAGCACTACAAGAATTTATGGACCGCCCACTACCAAAATGGGGGCCCGACCTAAGCGCACTCGATGTGCATGACATTTACTATTACGTCAAGCCAGTCAAAAACCAACGTAAGTCATGGGACGATGTACCCGACGATATTAAAAATACATTTGACCGGTTAGGAGTTCCTCAGTCAGAGCGTAAATACCTGGCAGGACTTGGTGCACAATACGAGTCTGAAGTGGTTTACCACAACCTCAAGCAAGAATGGGAAGAACTAGGCGTTATTTTTTTGGATACTGATTCAGGGCTCAAAGAACACCCTGAACTATTCCAAAAATACTTTGGCACAGCAATTCCTTACAATGATAATAAATTTGCAGCACTCAATACGGCTGCATGGAGTGGCGGAAGCTTTATTTACATCCCTAAAGGAGTTGAAGTAACCGTTCCCCTACAAACGTATTTTCGTATCAATGCTGAGCGTATGGGCCAGTTTGAGCGTACCTTGATCATTGCCGATGAAGGCTCACTGGTCAATTACGTTGAAGGCTGCACAGCACCAAACTATTCATCCAGTTCACTGCATGCAGCAGTGGTCGAAATTATCGCGCTCAAAGGTGCACGCGTCCGTTACACCACCATTCAAAACTGGTCAAAAAACGTGTACAACCTTGTTACCAAGCGTGCAATCGCACACGAAGATTCCGTCGTCGAATGGATTGATGGCAACCTTGGTAGCGCAATCACCATGAAATATCCATGCGTAGTTATGCAGGGCAAAAACGCAAAAGCTGAAGTACTCTCAATTGCCATGGCAAGTGGCGATAACCAAATACAAGACGCCGGCGCAAAAGTTATCCACAACGCACCAAACACCAGCTCACGCATTGTTTCCAAATCAATCTGCACCAAAGGTGGTCAAGCAAGCTATCGTGGGGCAGTCAAAGTCGCCAAAGGCGCAACCAACTGTAAGTCATTTGTTCAATGTGATGCACTCATCCTTGATGAAGAATCACGAACCGATACATATCCTTACATCGACATTCAAGAAGACGATGTCAGCATCGGGCATGAAGCAACAGTCAGCAAAATTGGTGAAGACCAACTCTTTTACCTGACAAGCAAAGGCATTGACGAAAGCACCGCACGTACCTTGATTGTTAACGGTTTTATCGAACCATTCGTCAAGCAGCTCCCAATGGAATACGCCGTTGAAATGAACCGACTTATTGAACTTGAAATGGAAGGGAGCGTTGGATAA
- a CDS encoding SufD family Fe-S cluster assembly protein, with protein sequence MCINDHNTATNLDVFLDSSTALTLRLKEVLQEQLIENLVPEDVTVTITLAPYTTVTMIDDLVDFHDTTANNLFKNKLKFVLKEHSVLHYQLKILPSPEENEYQQETDMPHFGLTQSCQTVVEKELEFSFVGKYAQADVQCACFGNGNRVYKVKTLQDHHATNTSSNLVVNSVLDHEAKLFCTNLIKIQKDAQQTDAQQSNKNILLARGARAVAIPQLEIEANDVKCGHGSATSKLNDEHLFYLQSRGIDHKTTRNLLINAFLQ encoded by the coding sequence ATGTGTATTAACGACCACAACACCGCAACAAATCTTGATGTCTTTCTTGACTCAAGCACCGCACTCACACTCAGACTCAAAGAAGTACTGCAAGAGCAACTCATTGAAAACCTTGTACCAGAAGATGTAACAGTCACTATCACCCTAGCACCCTACACCACAGTCACCATGATTGACGACCTGGTCGATTTTCACGACACAACAGCAAATAACCTTTTCAAAAACAAACTCAAATTTGTTCTTAAAGAACACAGTGTTTTGCATTATCAACTCAAAATTTTACCCTCACCTGAGGAAAATGAGTACCAGCAAGAAACTGACATGCCACATTTTGGACTAACTCAGTCATGCCAAACGGTTGTTGAAAAAGAACTTGAATTTTCATTTGTTGGCAAATATGCACAGGCAGACGTGCAGTGTGCATGCTTTGGCAATGGTAACCGCGTGTACAAAGTTAAAACGCTACAAGATCACCATGCAACCAACACGAGCAGCAACTTGGTCGTCAACAGCGTACTTGACCACGAAGCCAAACTATTTTGCACCAACTTAATTAAAATTCAAAAAGACGCACAACAAACAGACGCACAGCAGTCAAACAAAAATATTCTACTTGCTCGTGGCGCGCGAGCAGTGGCTATTCCCCAACTTGAAATTGAAGCTAATGACGTCAAATGTGGACACGGCTCAGCAACAAGCAAACTCAACGATGAACATCTCTTTTATCTACAAAGCCGTGGCATCGACCACAAAACAACCCGCAATCTCTTGATCAACGCATTCTTGCAATAA
- a CDS encoding nucleotidyltransferase domain-containing protein: MITKETIDEVKKRLVKTYDPIAIYIFGSHAWGSPTEDSDLDLLIIIDKSDEKSYSRARSGQQALFGLGIAKDIIVYTKAEFEKYSHDATTLCHKIKKDGKLLYARA; encoded by the coding sequence ATGATAACCAAAGAAACAATCGACGAAGTAAAAAAACGCCTCGTTAAAACATATGATCCAATTGCTATCTACATTTTTGGCTCACATGCATGGGGAAGTCCAACTGAAGACAGTGATCTCGATCTCCTCATTATCATCGATAAATCAGATGAAAAAAGCTATAGCCGCGCTCGATCTGGGCAACAGGCACTGTTTGGCCTAGGCATAGCAAAAGATATCATCGTCTACACCAAGGCTGAGTTTGAAAAATACTCGCATGACGCAACCACCCTCTGTCATAAAATCAAAAAAGACGGAAAACTTTTATATGCTCGGGCATGA
- a CDS encoding ankyrin repeat domain-containing protein gives MSISLRFFGCVVLVVLASGLQAGEGKKEKYYRLHNTIRYRPEMLSEILEEIKLCDDLDELDYDGVAPLHIAAGKGETGIMEMLLDAGAGVAVLDKRDWSAMIHAVIGRSAPAVEFLVQHGFDVNMQCGEYGKTALHYAARWGEGITKAVIDAGGCCLDIDLQDYDGMTALHHAMDSYNFLGAQHLLDAGADQTIKDKRGRTPLDISVYWGGIGQQQEQEKIDREREREKLEREREE, from the coding sequence ATGTCAATTTCGTTGCGTTTTTTTGGATGTGTTGTTTTGGTAGTACTTGCTAGTGGTTTGCAAGCAGGTGAGGGGAAAAAAGAAAAATATTATCGATTGCATAACACGATACGCTATCGGCCAGAAATGCTTTCAGAAATATTGGAAGAAATTAAACTGTGTGATGATTTAGATGAGCTTGACTATGACGGTGTTGCTCCGCTGCATATCGCTGCAGGTAAAGGAGAGACTGGCATTATGGAAATGCTGCTTGATGCCGGAGCAGGTGTTGCTGTGCTTGATAAGCGAGATTGGTCCGCAATGATTCATGCAGTTATTGGAAGAAGTGCTCCAGCTGTAGAGTTTCTTGTACAGCATGGTTTTGATGTCAATATGCAGTGTGGAGAGTACGGGAAGACGGCTTTGCATTATGCTGCTCGCTGGGGAGAGGGAATAACAAAGGCAGTTATTGATGCGGGTGGATGTTGTTTGGACATTGATTTGCAGGACTATGATGGCATGACTGCGCTACACCATGCTATGGACAGCTACAACTTTTTAGGCGCTCAGCATTTGCTGGATGCAGGCGCCGACCAAACAATAAAAGATAAAAGAGGAAGAACACCTCTTGATATATCTGTTTATTGGGGTGGCATTGGCCAACAGCAAGAACAGGAAAAAATTGATCGAGAAAGAGAACGTGAAAAACTTGAGCGTGAACGAGAAGAATAA
- a CDS encoding GNAT family N-acetyltransferase — protein MERLIKSVLLVAVYLVSFSYASAADKLPGTIETERLMLRSLLLYNESELDKLSQEYFNALTTYGTSDEVNKKRFCGCQARTKPTQQMVLKWLKNQQSCIKQHYFHGRGLRLSSYLIFLKNKNLMIGEIGLHSQEPNMGWQLGYWLSKNYQQNGYMKEASRALMPHYFDGTNAPFLYAHVLPTNTPSQNLAQSLGFEKQENQTTCYFNECSIDKYMLTYEKFSETKAAFPQTKITPHPSIRRNFWPSKLTISLSCIGALAKCIPKAWLSNKHYDTDAFVITMMVETLLSYLILDLFYRC, from the coding sequence ATGGAGCGTTTAATAAAAAGTGTACTGCTTGTTGCAGTGTATTTAGTATCATTTTCATATGCATCAGCAGCTGATAAGCTGCCAGGAACAATTGAAACAGAACGGCTAATGCTGCGGTCATTGTTGCTTTACAATGAAAGCGAGTTAGATAAACTTAGCCAAGAGTATTTCAATGCTCTTACAACTTATGGCACTAGCGATGAAGTAAATAAAAAGCGTTTTTGCGGCTGTCAAGCTAGAACAAAACCAACTCAGCAAATGGTTCTCAAGTGGTTGAAAAATCAACAATCATGTATAAAACAACATTATTTCCACGGTCGGGGATTACGACTGAGCTCCTATCTTATCTTTCTAAAAAATAAAAACTTGATGATCGGAGAAATTGGGCTTCACTCACAAGAACCTAATATGGGTTGGCAACTTGGATATTGGTTGAGTAAAAACTACCAACAAAATGGATACATGAAAGAAGCTTCTCGCGCTCTCATGCCACACTATTTCGATGGAACAAATGCACCATTCCTGTATGCCCACGTGCTACCAACTAATACTCCATCTCAAAACTTAGCCCAGTCACTTGGTTTTGAAAAACAAGAAAATCAAACAACCTGCTACTTCAATGAATGCTCTATAGACAAATATATGCTTACTTATGAAAAATTTTCAGAAACCAAAGCAGCTTTTCCCCAGACAAAAATCACGCCACACCCTTCTATCAGAAGAAACTTTTGGCCAAGCAAGCTTACTATAAGTCTTTCATGCATCGGAGCTTTAGCTAAATGTATACCCAAAGCATGGTTGTCCAACAAACACTACGACACAGATGCCTTCGTCATTACCATGATGGTAGAAACACTCTTGTCATATCTTATTCTTGATTTATTTTATCGTTGCTAA
- a CDS encoding HEPN domain-containing protein, with protein sequence MLGHEAWLKIAQEDLLAAKGLCKLELFSSAVYHCQQSAEKSLKAYLVSKKNPILKTHDLIKLLEVCMSFDKEFEKKFDAANYISPFSSKFRYPTEFEVPDKEETQQAISCAQSIFRFVLRKIAKPQSGQSTIFDR encoded by the coding sequence ATGCTCGGGCATGAAGCATGGCTGAAGATAGCCCAAGAAGATCTTCTTGCTGCAAAGGGACTTTGTAAGCTCGAGCTTTTTTCTTCAGCGGTCTACCACTGCCAGCAATCGGCTGAAAAGTCACTCAAGGCATATCTTGTTTCTAAAAAGAACCCAATACTCAAGACTCATGATCTAATTAAATTACTGGAAGTATGTATGTCTTTTGATAAAGAGTTTGAAAAAAAATTCGACGCCGCAAACTACATCAGTCCATTTTCATCAAAATTTAGATATCCAACTGAATTTGAAGTTCCCGATAAAGAAGAAACACAGCAAGCAATTAGCTGTGCACAAAGTATATTTCGCTTTGTTCTCAGAAAAATTGCCAAGCCCCAGTCGGGTCAATCAACTATTTTTGACAGATAA
- a CDS encoding ankyrin repeat domain-containing protein has protein sequence MKNSKLFLAATLAVAAQGHLFGAEERSGVGFEELMMRVPMFSNYLYGLSAEEMRQKYSDHEIVHFTFETAKSNLPAAPTVLPTLLQLVGIENINTMRDQHGRALLHYAVQTRHGNAKVLLDAGANPNVRDSQQNTPLHYAVNSGMILAIGHLLGKENVEINAANGEGKTPLHYIAEDDDLISEMLLENKSINIWATDLKGITPLHDQGQRKIIYKTIASIITSIEKLICEDGGRATEERMIFLQGERSHYLNLKEQIKQAVSASQQRARGSKNGACKS, from the coding sequence ATGAAAAATTCTAAACTATTTTTAGCGGCTACATTGGCAGTTGCGGCGCAAGGTCACCTTTTTGGAGCGGAAGAGCGTTCTGGCGTAGGTTTTGAAGAATTAATGATGCGCGTTCCTATGTTTTCTAATTATCTTTATGGTCTTAGTGCAGAGGAGATGCGTCAGAAATATAGTGACCATGAGATTGTACATTTTACCTTTGAGACTGCAAAAAGTAACTTGCCAGCAGCACCTACGGTATTGCCTACGTTGTTGCAGTTAGTTGGTATTGAGAATATAAATACCATGCGTGATCAGCATGGTCGAGCATTATTACACTATGCTGTTCAGACACGACATGGCAATGCAAAAGTTTTGCTTGATGCTGGTGCTAACCCAAACGTTAGAGATAGTCAGCAAAATACACCACTTCATTATGCGGTTAATAGCGGTATGATTCTTGCCATAGGCCACTTGCTGGGTAAAGAAAATGTAGAAATTAATGCAGCAAACGGTGAAGGTAAAACGCCTTTGCATTACATTGCTGAAGATGATGATTTGATTTCTGAGATGTTGCTAGAAAATAAGTCAATCAACATTTGGGCTACTGACCTAAAGGGGATAACGCCTCTGCATGATCAAGGGCAAAGAAAGATAATTTATAAGACTATTGCATCGATTATTACGTCCATAGAAAAGCTTATTTGTGAAGATGGTGGTCGAGCAACCGAAGAGCGAATGATATTTTTGCAAGGTGAGCGTAGCCATTATTTGAATCTGAAAGAGCAGATAAAACAGGCGGTTTCAGCGTCACAACAGAGAGCAAGGGGATCAAAAAATGGTGCATGCAAGAGTTAG